Part of the Paenibacillus sp. FSL R7-0273 genome is shown below.
GATGTTTTTGCGGACAACGCGCTGGGATACGGAACGCTCTGCCAATTCTGGCTTATTCACTTCCACGTCGAAATGTCCGGCATTGCAGAGGATTGCTCCGTCCTTCATCACATCGTAATGCTCACCGCGGATTACATAACGGTTCCCGGTTACAGTTACGAAGAAATCACCGTGCTTGGCCGCTTCCTCCATCTTCATAACCTGGAAGCCGTCCATGTGCGCTTCAACCGCTTTGATTGCATCAACCTCTGTTACAATTACATTTGCTCCAAGGCCTTTTGCACGCATTGCCACACCTTTACCACACCAGCCGTAACCGACTACAACTACTGTTTTGCCCGCTACAATCAGGTTGGTTGTGCGGACGATGCCGTCCCAGGCTGACTGGCCTGTGCCATAGCGGTTATCGAACAGATACTTGCAGTAAGCATCATTAACAGCTACCATCGGGAACTTCAGGATACCCTGCTTCTGCAGTGCCTTCAACCGGATAATACCGGTAGTTGTTTCTTCGGCACCGCCGCGGATATTCTCCATCAGATCCGGCCGCTCCGAGTGCAGCAGTGTTGCGAAATCGCCGCCGTCATCAATAATCAGGTCCGGCTTGCTTTCCAGTGCCTTGATATTCAGTGCCTTGAACTCCTCCGGAGCCGGATTATATTTGGCGAATACTGTAATTCCGTCTTCGACAAGCGCTGCACAGACATCATCCTGCGTAGAAAGAGGATTGGAGCCGGTAATTGTCACTTCAGCGCCGCCGGCCTGAACCACCTTTGCAAGATACGCTGTTTTTGCTTCCAGATGCAGCGTAATCGACACCTTCAGTCCCTTGAACGGCTGCTCGGCTTCAAATTGCTCACGGATACGGTTTAGCACCGGCATATGCTGGCGGACCCAGTCGATTTTGAGATGGCCTTCCGGGGCAAGCGACATATCCGCAACGATACTGTTTTGTTTCGACAATGAACTCATAATACAACCTCCTAAAATTTTGGATTAATTATGTTCCTACATATATATAATACGATGTGATCCGCTGAAGTCGGCGGGCATCTCCATCAGCTCATCAAGCCAGGCCAGGCCGTAGCGGTTAAGGTAGTACATAACGTTATAAGCACGTTCCTGCAGCTTGCCTGCAGGCATCAGCGACAGCTCAATCCGTTCCCACTGGCGAAGCGCAGCTTCATTCTGCTTCTCCATCGCGTCCTGGGCTTTAGCCTGCAGGAAGGAAATCTGGTCGATGATCTTCTCCTTATTGTTGTTCCCCAGCTTGAGCAGTCCGGCCTGGATGCTGCCGAGCTGTTCAATCAGCGGCTCATACAAGGCTGTGAAGGACTCCTTAACCTCCAGGAAACGGCGGTCCAGCTCCAGCTCATCCTGTGCAGCCAGCCATTCCTTGCGTTTGCTGTCAAGCCCGGAGCGAACATCACTGAATGTAAGCCCGTATTTTTCCATATGCTTATGCAGTGTTCCTTCAATTATAGTAAAAGACATCCGCGGCATGATCAGCGGCATCTGATCACTCACCACATCAAAGGCCTTACGCGGAATTGCCCAGTATGCAATCTCTCCCTGTCCCAGTACAGTAGCCAGAACCGGCAGAACGTAATTCTGCATCAGCGGACGGGTCAGCACATTGTTACTGAACCGCTCGGGGTGCGCCTCCAGCATGGACAAGAGCTCATCCCGGGTAAAGGATACCGTTCCTTTACGGTCACTGAATCCGCCTCCGGTCTTATGCAGCAAAAGCCGCGCTCCTTCGTGGATATAGAAGAGGTTTGCGTTGCCTGGGGTTACATCAGCCTGAAGCTCATACCCGGCAGCTGAAATTTCTTCTGAAGCCTGCTTGTAAGCCTCCTCTAGCTCATCATTCTTCTCGATCAAGGCTTTGAAGAACGGCTGCTCCAGGCTGCGCAGTGCAGGGTCGGCTGAATCCAGCAGAACAAGTCCGAATTTGCCGAACAAGGATCCCAGCAGCTTGGCGAACGCCTCGCTCATGCTGCAGGCCGTATCTGTTGATTTGCGGATAAACTCCATAATCTGCGGTTTGAATTCACTCTCCTGCAGCATACCGTCCAGCAGCCCGGTTACCTGCTGCCAGCTCTCCGTCTCCACAGTAATTGCGCTGACGGAAGCTCTCGGCCCTTCGGGTTTGTCCAGCTTGAGCTTGGTGAACTCGCTGCCGCGGTTTAATACATAGGTATGATTAACCTCATCCCAGTCATGGTCCTCTCCGGCGATCCAAAACAGCGGAATAACCGGCCGGCCAAGCTGCGCCGCAGCTTCTTTTGCAGCCAGAACCGCTGTTGCCGCCTTATAGATTACAAAAAGAGGTCCTGTGAACAGGCCGCTTTGCTGTCCGCCGGTTATTACCAGTGTCCGCGGCTGCTCCAGCAGGTCCAGTGAAGCCATCACCTCAGTGTGATTATTATGCTGCTGATTGTAGCGGCGCAGGACTGCGGCTACCCCGGCACGCCCGGCGCGCTGATGTTCCGTACGATCAAGCCAGTCTGCCCTTGCAATCCGGCTCTCTTCATTTCTGAAATCTCCGCCATACAGCTTATCTACCGCTTCATATTGACTTATATAATCGCGTGCGAGCTTAGACCCGCCCGGTATCGGTTCCGGCACTGCCCTCATACTAATTGCCTCCTGTTCAGTTGTACTGCTATATGTAAACATCTAGTCTGTAAACTCTATATGATTGTATCCAATGTAACGGCGCGCGTCAAAGAAATGTGCCTGACGCATAACAGGCGGGAGCTGAACGCTCCCGCCTGAATCTGTAGTACTGTGTAAATTAAGCAAATTTTTTGGCAACAAAATGACCTTTGGATACTTCCACAAGCTCAAAGTCGCTGTCATTCGATTTTTGATCAGCCGCAAAAATCGGGCTGCCCAGTTCATCATGCAAATGAATCCGCTTCTTGTTCGCTTCAACCTCCGGATCCGGCTCCGGAATCGCTGACAGCAGCGATTTGGTATACGGATGCAGCGGATTGGCATACAGCTCTTCACTCTCTGCAAGCTCTACCATTCTGCCCAGGTACATAACCGCTACGCGGTCACTGATGTGTTTAACCATAGACAGGTCATGCGCGATGAAGAGGTAAGTCAGGCCCAGACGGTCCTGCAGCTCCTTCAGCAGGTTGACAACCTGTGCCTGGATCGACACGTCAAGTGCAGAAATCGGCTCATCACAGACGATGAATTTAGGATTAACCGCAAGTGCGCGGGCAATCCCGATACGCTGGCGTTGTCCGCCGGAGAATTCATGCGGATAACGGGTAGCATGGTCATGGTTAAGGCCAACCATATCCAGCAGCTCTTCAATCCGTTTTTTGCGTTCAGCACGGCTTCCGGCCATACCGTGAATATCCAGTGCTTCTCCGATGATATCCGAAACCGTAAAGCGCGGATTCAGCGATGCGTACGGATCCTGGAAGATCATCTGCATATCACGGCGCATAGTCTTCATCTTGCCCGCGGACAGCTTGTAAATGTCGGTACCGTTGTATTTCACGCTTCCGGCAGTCGGTTCATATAGACGGAGAACCGTACGGCCAGCAGTAGTTTTACCACAGCCGGACTCACCTACCATCCCGAGGGTTTCGCCCTCACGGATAGAGAAACTGATATTATCAACAGCCTTAAGAACTCTACCTTTGCCTACATTAAAATACTTCTTAAGACCTTCAACTTCAATAAGGTTCTTACTCAAACGTACTGCACCTCCTTGGCCATCGAATGCAGAATCCAGCAGCCTGCCATAAGCGGAAGCTGAATTCTGTGGTGCCGGGGCCGTTCTGTCTGCATGCATACATTGCACCGCTGCAACGTGCAGCGAAAGGTCAGCCGGCCGGCTGTTTAATCTGATCCGGGGAATACCGCTGAACGGAATCAGCGGCTCCCCCTTCTTTCGGTTTCGTGGAGATATTGGTTAACGCGAGCCTCAGCATTTTTGATGCCCGCCGGTCCCGGCAGCATCTCAATACCTTGCCTCTTCGCTTCGGCCGCTGACATTTTCTGATGTTGGATCAAAACTTCGGTTATGTGTTTGCCCACTTTGATCGCAGGGTTTCAAAGAAGTCATCGGGTCATTCATTCATATGCCAATATCTTTACCGCGAATACTTTCCAAAGTCACATGCTCTTGCTTACTTTTTCAGTTTAGGATCAAGCGCATCGCGAAGGCCGTCACCAAAAATGTTAAAGGAAAGCATGATCAAGCTTACCAGGATAGCCGGGAACAGGAAGCGCCACGGGTAGTACAGCCAGCCGGTCAGTGAGTCGTTGATCATCGATCCGAGTGAAGAAATAGGAGCCTGTACACCAAGACCAAGGAAGCTCAGGAATGCTTCAGCAAAGATCGCATTCGGAACTGACAGAGTAATCGTTACGATAATAGGACCAACCGCATTCGGAAGCAGATGCCGGAACAGCAGTCTCTTGGAGCCTGCACCCATAGAGCGGGAAGCAAGTACGAATTCACGGTTTTTGAGCTGCATAATTTCACCGCGCACAATCCAGGACATATTTATCCAGCCTGTAATGGTTAAAGCCAGGATAATAGTTCCGAGGCTCGGCTCCATAACAACCAGCAGCAGAATAACTACCAGCAGGTAAGGAATAGCATACAGAATTTCTGAGAATTTGTTCATGATGTTATCCACACGGCCGCCGAAGTAGCCCATAATACCGCCGTAGATAACCCCGATCAGAAGGTCAATCGCCGCTGCAGCCACACCAACAATCAGTGAGATTCGTGCTCCATACCAGGTACGGACAAAGATATCACGGCCCAGATCATCGGTACCAAAGAAATGCGCAGCTGAAGGGGGCTTGTTTGTGTTCAACAGGTCATTGGAATAATAGTTGAATTTAGAAAAATACGGTGCGAAGATAGCAGCCAGTACAATCACGCCGAGAATACCCAGTGCGGTCATCGCCATTTTGTTCTGGCGCAGACGCTCCCAGGAATCTCTCCAGGCCGAAAGGCTTTCACGCTGAATGACCTCTGCCTGCTTTTCATCAATTCCGACTTTACGGAAATCTTCCGGCTTCAGGTTTGTGTCAAGCACTTTATTAGATGCCAATCTTTAGCCCTCCTTTCCTCCGCTTAATTTGATCCGTGGATCTACAAAGACATAGGCAATATCCGTCAGGAAACGTGCGACCATCAGCAGTACACCGTAGAAAATGGTAATCCCCATAATGACTGTGTAGTCACGGACCCCGATCGCTTCCACGAACTGCTTGCCGATACCGCCGATACCAAAGATCTGCTCAATAACAACCGAACCGGTTACAACGTTAGCAGTCATTGGGCCCAGGTAAGTAACAACCGGCAGAATTCCGTTACGCAGCACATGGCGGCTCAGAATTGCAGGCCAGCTCAAGCCCTTGGCTTTGGCTGTCTTAATGTAATCAGAATGCAGTACCTCAAGCATACTGGAACGGGTCAGACGGGCTATAAAGGCTATAGGCTGCGCAGATAATGCAGCTACAGGCAGGAAATAATAGAGCGGTCCCTTAAAGCCTTGTACCGGCAGCCAGCCGAATTTATAAGCGAGAACATATTGCAGTACTGACGCGACAACAAAGCTCGGAACCGCAATCCCCAGCACGGCAATAACCATTGCAGCACTGTCCAGGAATTTCCGGTGATAAAGTGCGGCTATCATACCGAGGAACACTCCGACAATAACCGACACAATGATTGCGACAATTCCCAGCTTCAAGGACGCTGAAAACGTCTGGCCGATCAAATGGGTTACATCCTGATTCAAACGCTTCATGGATACACCCAGATCACCCTGCGCAACATCACCCAAATACTTAAAATACTGATGATAGAGCGGCTTGTCCAGACCGTATTGCTCATATAAACGCGCTTTTATTTCCGGCGGAACTTTTTTCTCGGAAGTAAACGGATCCCCCGGAATTGCTTTCATTAAGAAAAAGGTTGCTGAAATAAGCACAAACAGCGATACGAGCATGTAGAACAGCTTATTTGCAATATAACGAACCATCCCCATCAACACCTCCTTCGACATTTTTTTTAGACACACTAATTGATTTTATGCAAAAAACGGCAGTTTGTCTATTTTCTAATTTTGTAAATGCGAGTAAACATTAACAAAAAGCCTGAAATGCAAAAAAAAGGGATATATATGGAATACCACATATATATCCCGAAGTGTATAGCAAACTCCAGATAACTAACTATTCAGTTCAGCTTACTGAAGTTTCTGTTCTTAGTGCTCGAGCAGGTAGCCGCGAGTCAGGTCGATTGCACCGCTGAAGTCAAGAGTTACACCTTTGAGGTACTCTTTAGTCAGGGAGTTGTTAGTGTAGTAGTAGATAGGCATCAGAATCTGATCGTCACCAATCAGCAATTGCTCAGCTTTAGCAAACATTTCTTGGCGGGCTGCCAGGTCAGAGCTTGCTTTAGCATCGTTGATCAGCTTGTCGTATTCTGGGTTAGCGTAACCAGTATCATTGTTACCGCCGCCAGTTACCCACATATCAAGGAAGGTCATTGGATCATTGTAATCCGCAGTCCAGCCTGCACGTGCAACCTGGTAGTTCAGGTTTTGACGGTTTTCGATGAATACAGCCCACTCTTGGTTAACAGTCTGTACATCTACGCCCAGGTTTTGTTTCCACATGTCAGCGATAGCCAGGGCAATTTTCTTGTGGCCTTCACTTGTGTTGTAAGTCAGTTCGAAAGTAGGCAGTGCAGTAATTCCTTCTTCTTTCAGACCTTCAGCAAGCAATGTCTTAGCTTGTTCTACATCTTCAGTGAAGTAGCTGTCAGCAACTGCGCTACGGAATTCGCCGTCAGCACCAGCGATACCCGGAGGTACGAAGCCGAATGCAGGCAGCTGTCCGCCCTGGGTAACATTGTCAATCAGAAGCTGACGGTTGATAGCCATGGACAGGGCTTTACGGATTTTAGCGTTAGAGAAAGGTTTCTCAGTAACGTTGAATTCATAGTAGTAAACAGAAGCGATACCTTTACGGTTGAACTCGTTAGGAAGTTCTTTTTCTACGATAGGAATCTGGTCAGAAGGAATTTCTCCTGTAGGACCGCCAGCGCGGTCAAGTTCACCATTCTTGTAGCTCAGCAGCTCAGTAGCGCCGCTGTTAACAAGTGTGAAGTCGATTTTGCTAAGTTTAATGGATGCAGCATCCCAATATTTATCGTTCTTAGATACCTGCAGGGATTGTCCAGTAGTCCACTCGGTCAGTGTGAATGCACCGTTAGTGATCATAGTGTCTTTGCTGGTTGCCCAAGTAGCGTTACCCTCAACAGATGCGTGTACAGGGTAGTAAGTGTAGAAGGACAGCAATCCAAGGAAGTAAGGAGTTGGTGCCTTCAAAGTAACTTCAAGCGTTTTTTCGTCAACAGCCTTAACGCCTACTTCGTTCCAGTCAGTAACTTCTTTATTGTAGAAAGCTTCAGCGTTTTTCAGGTAGTACAATTGGTAAGCGTAAGGAGCTGCAGATTCTGCGTTAGGATCGAGCACGCGTTTCCAAGCGCGAACGAAATCTTCAGATGTTACAGCGTCGCCGTTGCTCCATACTGCATCGCGGAGCTTAAAGGTATATACCAGACCGTCAGCGGAAACATCCCAGCTTTCAGCAATACCAGGTTCTGCTTGTCCGCTTTCATCGTTCATACGAGTCAAGCCTTCGTACATTGTTTTCAGGACAGTGTTTGCTTGGCTGTCTTGAGCCAATGCAGGGTCAAATGTTGGCGGCTCTGCGCTCAGGTTAATTCTAAGCGTCTGGTCAGCAGCCAGCTTTTCATCACCGGTGTTACCTGTGTTCGTTCCAGCATTGTCACTTGGCGCATTAGTCGCCGCTGCGTTGCCGCTGTTTGCATTGTTGTTACTTCCGCAACCGGCAAGTACTGTACCGATTACAAGAACCAATGCAATCATGAGCAAAAGACTTTTACTCTTTTTCATCTAGCAGTTCCCCCTAAATAGAATGTGGTATATGGTTTATGATTATACAACCAGTGGTCAAAAAAATCTAGAGCAATATTTTCTGAAAACACATTTTTTTTAAAAACAGAAAATTTTGTGACAGTGACGCTTCACCGGAGCAGTGGAACATTACATCGCTTGTGATATGTATTGTATAAGGACTATAAACAAAAAAAGAATGTACAGGACACATAAAAAGAAGAACGACAGCCGCCAAACCGCCCGGAATAAACGCCTTCCGTCAACCTTTCCCTTAAGGCGATTCTGTGCGCCGCCAATCAGTCCGGCGGATATTAATACAATAAGTAGTATAAAATAAAACCCGAATCTTACATCAAACAGAATATTGAATAATGCTGAAACAGAAAGCAATAAAAAAAGGGTAGTCACATCCATTGCCAGCATTAATGTTCGTTTCCTATCCTGTTTGAGCCCCGTTCCGATAAAATAAACGATTAAAAATGGAACAACCGGGATGACGCCCAATATGACAAATGAATTTTGCAGCAGCTCCAATCAGCTTCACCTCTCTCTCGCACTCATGCCTTCGACAAGCTGGCAAATCCAGCGGTGCAGTGGTACCTGAATTCCCCGGCGCTCGGCTAAATCCACAATACTTCCGTTAATCCAGCGGATTTCCGTTCTCCTTCCGGCAAGCACATCGGCCAGCATGGAGGAGGTATTGCCCGAGGTTGCCCGGCATACCCGGGTAATATGCTCCCAGGCATCCGCCTCATAGTCAATTCCGCAGGCATCATATACAGCTACCGCTTCGGCGTAGAGCTCTTTCATCAGCCGGACCCGCTGGTCTGAGGCCAGGAGCTCGCCGTTCTGTATGCGCCACACCGCAGTTAGCGGATTGATTACGGCATTGATTAAGAGCTTCCGGTAAATCAGGGTATTCACTTTGTTCGACATAGAGGCGGAGAATCCTGCTGCCAGGAGCGCATCCGTGAAACTTCCCGCCGCCCCTTCCGGAAACTGCCTGTCCGTTTCAGCAATAGTATAGCCAGCCGTTTCCTGCCCTATGTATACTTCTCCTCTTCCGGTATGAATGACCTCCGTTAATGTTTTCCGTTTGGCCGCTTCAGTAGTTACAGCCGCCCATACAGAGGCATGCGGAAGCAGCTCCCGGAGCTTCTCCAGATGGCCGGATCCGTTCTGAAAGCAGACCGCCTGCAGCCTGACGCCAGCAAGATTCTTTAACATATCCGGCAGCTCGCTATGAAACGCCTGCTGCTTGAGTGTTACCGCCACCCATTCCCCGGGCTCACGCAGATAAGTCTCCGCGAAGGCCTCTGCCGCAGAAGCAGTGAATGCGGTTCCCTTCACAAACACAGGCTCAGTTCCGTCCTCATAGCTGACGGTCAATCCTTCCTTGCGGAGTGCATCGGACTGCTCCCTGCTCCGGCACCATATTCTGACGTCATAGCCGGCATGGATCAGTTTTCCTGCAAGCAGCAAGCCTATTGAGCCTGCACCGATAATGTCTATTTTCACGCCGTTTAGCCATCCTTCCAATAATTTCCCCCATTATAGCCTGCTGCTGCCCCTAATTGCAAAATAAATAAAAGCCGCCTGACGCCTGCCTTTCGGCATTCGTCCGCAGCTTTTACAAGGAAAGTCGGCTATTCCATCCGCTCCAAATTTCCGTTTGCATCCATTTTAAATCTGGTTTTCATTTCTTCCTCTTCTTCATTAAGGAACGCCAGCCTGCGTGCACGGTCCATAATCTGGATCAGCGCCTTGTAATCATCATTCACTACCCGGTAATCACTTTGAGCCAGATTCACTTCTTTAGACAGCCGCTCATTTTCTGACCGGAGCTCCAGCAGCTCATCCTCTTTATCCCGGAGATCACGCTCCAGCATTTTCAGCTGGCGGCCTGCCTCCTGAAAGGTCCCCTTCCACTGTCTCAAAAACCGGATGACCGCATCAATGGATAACGAGCTTTCATTTAAATTGTCACTTCGTCCGTATTCTTCTTCAATGTCTCCCAGAATCAGACCGGCAACCTGCGCCCCTCTGTTTACCGGCTGCTTTTTCAGATAGCTCCGCTTCTGGCGCTGGCCCTTTGCGATGCCGATGGCATCCTCATAGCTTTTCCGGACACAGCTGTTCCAGCGGAATCCGCAGGCAGCCGAGGTTCTGCCGATCTTTTCACCCACCTCTTCAAAAGCGGCAAGCTGGGTACTGCCCTCCCGGATATGACGCAGCGTTATTTCGGCCAATATCAAATCATCTTCCGCACTCCAAGCATCCTGTCTAACGGCTGTCATAAAGCCTAACCCTCCTAACAACATCTTAAAATAACCATCCTCATAACCGGCAGCTCCGCCGGACAGTGAATAGGATAAAAGCTGCTTACTCCATTTCTATGCCTCTGCTAGAGTTCATAGAATCTATTTGATACTAAATTGTATTTCCATTTTGTTTACACATCATACTCAGGGCGCTATATTTTCCCACGAAAGAATAAGTCAATTACAAAAATCATATTTATTATAAAAATAAACATTTTCTTCAATGAATTCGTTTACAGTTTTTTATCAGGAAGTTATAATAGATCCAATGAAGCACTTTTGGGGAATCATTTCTAAGAAGGGGGATACTCTCTTGGACCGTATGTTCCGCGTATTGGGATTCTTCACGCTCACCATCGGGCTCATGGCCTTCGCCGGGGATTTAACGGAAATGGCTCTGCTCTTCTTTTTACAAACAGCATTCTTTGTTGTACTGGGTTATATGAAATTCACGGAGAAAACGTATATTCTGCTCTTCTGGGGCTATATGATCGTAACCTTCACGGGCTTCAGCTACTGGACGGTCTTTCAGATGGGGCTGCCGCTGTAACTTCTTCTGCAACGGGATAATCATAAATGAATCAGCCTTCCCTGCTAAAGCCCCACTTTGTGGGGTTATTTTGTGTGCTCCTGCGGGAAAACAGGGTATGATATTTTAACAGGACAAAACATAGTAATAGTACATACAGATATTCTGCAAAAGGTGGTGATGTAGTGCTCTCCCGCAACAAGGCAATCCGAAGCTTCGTAACCCTGGCCATCCTTATTTCACTTACTGTACTTCTGCCGCCGCAGGCGGCTTACCTGTCGGCAGGTAACGGCTCTGCAGCAGCCCCTCCGCCCTCCTTCCCGGATAATGAAGAAACGCGCAGGCTGCTGGAGCAGACGCTCTCCTCTGCCGAAATCGAAAAAGAAATCACCAGAATAACTGCCGAGCAGGCTGTACTGGAGCAAAAGGCCGCAGAGCTGACAAAGCAGGCTGCCACCAAGCAAACCGCTATATCCGGCCAGCAGGAGCGTGCAGGCGCCATTGTCCGTTCTTATTATATGGGTGAAAGGGACGGGCTGCTCGCAGCTGTACTGTCAGCCAAAAGCATCAGCCGAGTGCTTGCCCTGTATGATTATTACGAGATTATTATCGGACGGGATCATGATATTCTGAGGCAATATGAAGGGGAATATAAGGATCTGAAGGCAACACTTACGGCTGCCGAGCGCAGCTCGAAAGAGTTGGAGGAGCTCAAAAGCGCACTTCTGGAGCAGCAGGTGCGGGTCGCGGCGCTGAATGAGGAGATCGAAGGCGGCATCAGGTCCAGCAGTGATCCGGAAAGCATGAGCGCTCTTCTGAATGAATTTACGAGATACTGGGAGAACATCGGACTGCATGAGGTAAAAACTTATTTTAAGGCGCTGTCATCGGCCATGAACCGGCTCCCCCAGTTCGTCCAGGGGCGTGACGGTGTTCTGACCCGCAAGGGGATGACCTATACGCTGGCTTTGAAGGAAGAGGATCTGAACAGCTTCCTGGTCTCGCAAAATACACTGTTCAAAGATTTCAGCTTCCGGTTCGATAACGGCAATGTCATCGCTTCAGGCGCGAGCGGCGGTCTAACGCTTACGCTTACCGGTCGCTACACGATCCAGGAAGAGCCGGTTAACGGTCTGATGTTCCATATCGACAATGTGGTATTTAACGGACTGGAGCTGCCGGAAACGACCCGCCGGGAGCTGGAGGATGAATTCGATCTCGGCTTCTATCCCGGTAAAATCGTCTCGTTTCTGCATGCAGATGAGGTCGACAGCAGAGATGGTGTGCTGTATGTCAAGCTCTCCATCTCATTCTGAGCCAATTCCCGTTGCCTCCTTATATCCCGCAGCATCCAGCTTGCCGGTCAGCAGCAGGGTTACCGCTGAGGAAACAGCATCCCAGCTGCCGTCTGACGGCTGTACCGTAATGTCCTCCTCCGCCAAGAGCCGGTCTGTGTCAAAAGGAAGATCAGCAAGCTCCGGCTGCGCTGATTTGTACAGTTCCTCCAGCGCCGGCAGCCGGTTCGTATTCTCCAGCCATTCCAGCTGTGCTGTAGCAGAGGTAATATAAGCCAGCCAGTTCACCGCAGTTTCCGGATTGGCTGAGCCTGCAGGGAGTGCAAAAAACCGGCTGTGCACCGCCTCATATGCGGTGCCGGGCACTCCGGCCGGAGCCTTGACGGCAAGTGCTGCATTGCCGTTCATCTGCCACTCAGACAGCGGAAGCACAGCCAGGGCCAGCCTGCCGCTCTGAAGCATATCCCATAGCTCTGTATTGAAGCGGCTGCTTAAATAGAAATAACTGCGGGCAATCTGCACCCAGTCCAGCGCAGCCGTATAATCCGCCTCCATGCTCAGCCCCATGCTCGCAAGCAGAGCGGAGAACCCGTATGCGTTACGGCTGTCCATAGCCAGCAGGTACTGCTCTGCGTCCGGATTCTGCTCCTGCTCTGCGCGCAGCTGATTCAGCAGCCCGCTCCATTCCTCCAGGCTAGCCGGCGGTTCAGCAAAGCCTAATTCAGTCAGCCGCTGCGGCGAATATACAAGCACATAAGGGTCTATATCCAGCGGAATCCCCCAGTCATAGCCGTTCCACTGCATTTGCGGAATCAGCACGGTCAGCGGCGCACTGCCCGGCACGCTCTGATAGACATCCACCGGCAGCAGATAACCGCGCGTCGCCAGATCTGCGATATTCCGTCCGTCGGTCATGATAATGTCGGGACTCTCCATTGTCGCCAGCTCCTGCTTGAGCATAACGGCATTTTCTTCATTGTCTACATTGCTGATCAGTACCTGGATTCCGGTGGACAGCGTATAGTTGCT
Proteins encoded:
- the bshC gene encoding bacillithiol biosynthesis cysteine-adding enzyme BshC, producing the protein MRAVPEPIPGGSKLARDYISQYEAVDKLYGGDFRNEESRIARADWLDRTEHQRAGRAGVAAVLRRYNQQHNNHTEVMASLDLLEQPRTLVITGGQQSGLFTGPLFVIYKAATAVLAAKEAAAQLGRPVIPLFWIAGEDHDWDEVNHTYVLNRGSEFTKLKLDKPEGPRASVSAITVETESWQQVTGLLDGMLQESEFKPQIMEFIRKSTDTACSMSEAFAKLLGSLFGKFGLVLLDSADPALRSLEQPFFKALIEKNDELEEAYKQASEEISAAGYELQADVTPGNANLFYIHEGARLLLHKTGGGFSDRKGTVSFTRDELLSMLEAHPERFSNNVLTRPLMQNYVLPVLATVLGQGEIAYWAIPRKAFDVVSDQMPLIMPRMSFTIIEGTLHKHMEKYGLTFSDVRSGLDSKRKEWLAAQDELELDRRFLEVKESFTALYEPLIEQLGSIQAGLLKLGNNNKEKIIDQISFLQAKAQDAMEKQNEAALRQWERIELSLMPAGKLQERAYNVMYYLNRYGLAWLDELMEMPADFSGSHRIIYM
- a CDS encoding ABC transporter ATP-binding protein, which gives rise to MSKNLIEVEGLKKYFNVGKGRVLKAVDNISFSIREGETLGMVGESGCGKTTAGRTVLRLYEPTAGSVKYNGTDIYKLSAGKMKTMRRDMQMIFQDPYASLNPRFTVSDIIGEALDIHGMAGSRAERKKRIEELLDMVGLNHDHATRYPHEFSGGQRQRIGIARALAVNPKFIVCDEPISALDVSIQAQVVNLLKELQDRLGLTYLFIAHDLSMVKHISDRVAVMYLGRMVELAESEELYANPLHPYTKSLLSAIPEPDPEVEANKKRIHLHDELGSPIFAADQKSNDSDFELVEVSKGHFVAKKFA
- a CDS encoding ABC transporter permease, translated to MASNKVLDTNLKPEDFRKVGIDEKQAEVIQRESLSAWRDSWERLRQNKMAMTALGILGVIVLAAIFAPYFSKFNYYSNDLLNTNKPPSAAHFFGTDDLGRDIFVRTWYGARISLIVGVAAAAIDLLIGVIYGGIMGYFGGRVDNIMNKFSEILYAIPYLLVVILLLVVMEPSLGTIILALTITGWINMSWIVRGEIMQLKNREFVLASRSMGAGSKRLLFRHLLPNAVGPIIVTITLSVPNAIFAEAFLSFLGLGVQAPISSLGSMINDSLTGWLYYPWRFLFPAILVSLIMLSFNIFGDGLRDALDPKLKK
- a CDS encoding peptide ABC transporter substrate-binding protein — its product is MKKSKSLLLMIALVLVIGTVLAGCGSNNNANSGNAAATNAPSDNAGTNTGNTGDEKLAADQTLRINLSAEPPTFDPALAQDSQANTVLKTMYEGLTRMNDESGQAEPGIAESWDVSADGLVYTFKLRDAVWSNGDAVTSEDFVRAWKRVLDPNAESAAPYAYQLYYLKNAEAFYNKEVTDWNEVGVKAVDEKTLEVTLKAPTPYFLGLLSFYTYYPVHASVEGNATWATSKDTMITNGAFTLTEWTTGQSLQVSKNDKYWDAASIKLSKIDFTLVNSGATELLSYKNGELDRAGGPTGEIPSDQIPIVEKELPNEFNRKGIASVYYYEFNVTEKPFSNAKIRKALSMAINRQLLIDNVTQGGQLPAFGFVPPGIAGADGEFRSAVADSYFTEDVEQAKTLLAEGLKEEGITALPTFELTYNTSEGHKKIALAIADMWKQNLGVDVQTVNQEWAVFIENRQNLNYQVARAGWTADYNDPMTFLDMWVTGGGNNDTGYANPEYDKLINDAKASSDLAARQEMFAKAEQLLIGDDQILMPIYYYTNNSLTKEYLKGVTLDFSGAIDLTRGYLLEH
- a CDS encoding adenosylhomocysteinase is translated as MSSLSKQNSIVADMSLAPEGHLKIDWVRQHMPVLNRIREQFEAEQPFKGLKVSITLHLEAKTAYLAKVVQAGGAEVTITGSNPLSTQDDVCAALVEDGITVFAKYNPAPEEFKALNIKALESKPDLIIDDGGDFATLLHSERPDLMENIRGGAEETTTGIIRLKALQKQGILKFPMVAVNDAYCKYLFDNRYGTGQSAWDGIVRTTNLIVAGKTVVVVGYGWCGKGVAMRAKGLGANVIVTEVDAIKAVEAHMDGFQVMKMEEAAKHGDFFVTVTGNRYVIRGEHYDVMKDGAILCNAGHFDVEVNKPELAERSVSQRVVRKNIEEYQLKDGRKLYLLAEGRLVNLGAADGHPAEIMDTTFALQALSLKYVNDNYNNIGVKVENVPYELDEQVARYKLESLGISIDSLTPAQVEYLDSWNLND
- a CDS encoding ABC transporter permease; the encoded protein is MVRYIANKLFYMLVSLFVLISATFFLMKAIPGDPFTSEKKVPPEIKARLYEQYGLDKPLYHQYFKYLGDVAQGDLGVSMKRLNQDVTHLIGQTFSASLKLGIVAIIVSVIVGVFLGMIAALYHRKFLDSAAMVIAVLGIAVPSFVVASVLQYVLAYKFGWLPVQGFKGPLYYFLPVAALSAQPIAFIARLTRSSMLEVLHSDYIKTAKAKGLSWPAILSRHVLRNGILPVVTYLGPMTANVVTGSVVIEQIFGIGGIGKQFVEAIGVRDYTVIMGITIFYGVLLMVARFLTDIAYVFVDPRIKLSGGKEG